In Marinobacter sp. LQ44, the following are encoded in one genomic region:
- the rlmKL gene encoding bifunctional 23S rRNA (guanine(2069)-N(7))-methyltransferase RlmK/23S rRNA (guanine(2445)-N(2))-methyltransferase RlmL encodes MSKHVFFVTCPKGVEYLLADELESFGLAQVRNAPAGVWVEGELEAGYRACLWSRLANRVILHIAEMDARSADELYEGVVALDWQSHIPVNGSFRVTFLGQNEEIRNTQFGAQKVKDGIVDSIRGAGLPRPSVAPKDPDVTISARLNRGRLSVGLDLSGHSLHMRGYRTEQGLAPLKENLAAALLLRAGWPDIAAAGGDFVDPMCGSGTVVIEAALMALDIAPGRKTERFGFEKWPGHQPELWLALRQEVERRAHEGKNKRIPAFAGFDQDARVIETARNNLRRAGLDSIVSVEPRPASAFERQPDWADKGLVLTNPPYGERLSERKELAALYQTLGETVLRELPGWRLAVFTGVPEFGKSIGLRSFKQYKLFNGKLPAQLLLFEVQPENARTPRDPAAPGQVMPRIANPERADMLRNRLKKNLKTIGQWARKQSISCYRLYDADMPEYALAIDLYDGNVHVQEYLAPKSIDEKAARERLAEALAVIPEVLDVDPENLVCKQRQRQTGTKQYEKQAATGEYFNVQEHGCTLKVNLKDYLDTGLFLDHRPVRHWIQQHARGKRFLNLFCYTGAATVHAAVGGASRSLSLDMSKTYVSWAQDNLALNGADLRKHVVEQADCLSWLADRKTANQTFDLIFMDPPTFSNSARMAGVLDIQRDHGTMVRQCMERLSSDGLLIFSNNFRKFKLDEDLEAEFEVKEVTASTLDKDFQRNQKIHHCWHIQHKLTD; translated from the coding sequence TTGTCCAAGCATGTCTTTTTCGTAACCTGCCCCAAGGGTGTTGAGTATCTCCTGGCCGATGAGCTGGAAAGCTTTGGCCTGGCTCAAGTGCGCAACGCGCCGGCGGGCGTCTGGGTAGAAGGGGAGCTGGAAGCCGGATATCGCGCCTGTTTGTGGTCCCGGCTGGCCAACCGGGTCATCCTGCACATTGCCGAGATGGATGCCCGTAGTGCTGACGAACTTTATGAGGGCGTGGTGGCTCTGGACTGGCAATCGCACATTCCGGTCAACGGCAGCTTTCGAGTAACTTTCCTGGGGCAGAACGAAGAAATTCGGAACACACAGTTCGGTGCCCAGAAAGTTAAAGACGGTATCGTAGACAGCATTCGGGGCGCGGGCCTGCCACGGCCCTCGGTCGCGCCAAAAGATCCGGATGTCACCATCTCTGCCCGCCTGAACCGAGGGCGGCTGTCGGTTGGGCTGGACCTTAGCGGGCATAGCTTGCACATGCGGGGATACCGTACTGAACAGGGTCTTGCGCCGTTGAAGGAAAATCTCGCGGCCGCGTTGCTGCTGCGGGCCGGATGGCCGGATATTGCCGCCGCCGGCGGCGACTTTGTTGATCCCATGTGTGGTTCCGGAACTGTGGTGATTGAAGCAGCATTGATGGCGCTGGACATTGCGCCGGGCCGGAAAACAGAGCGTTTTGGATTTGAAAAATGGCCAGGGCATCAGCCGGAACTTTGGCTGGCATTACGCCAGGAAGTTGAGCGCCGCGCACATGAAGGCAAAAACAAGCGCATACCGGCATTTGCCGGTTTCGATCAGGACGCCCGGGTGATCGAAACGGCCCGCAACAACCTGCGCCGGGCTGGTCTGGACAGCATCGTAAGCGTAGAGCCCCGGCCGGCATCTGCGTTTGAGCGGCAACCGGACTGGGCGGATAAGGGGCTGGTGCTGACCAATCCCCCCTATGGTGAACGCTTGAGCGAGCGCAAAGAGCTGGCCGCGCTCTATCAAACCCTGGGTGAAACCGTCTTGCGTGAACTCCCGGGTTGGCGCCTGGCCGTGTTCACCGGTGTACCGGAATTCGGTAAGTCCATTGGCCTGCGAAGCTTCAAACAATACAAATTGTTCAACGGCAAGCTGCCAGCGCAGCTGTTGTTGTTCGAGGTGCAGCCCGAAAATGCCCGAACACCGCGAGACCCGGCTGCGCCAGGGCAGGTTATGCCACGCATTGCCAACCCCGAACGGGCAGACATGCTACGCAATCGCCTGAAGAAGAACCTGAAAACCATTGGTCAGTGGGCGCGGAAGCAGAGTATCAGCTGTTACCGGCTTTACGATGCCGATATGCCTGAATACGCGTTGGCCATCGACCTATACGATGGCAATGTACACGTGCAGGAGTACCTGGCTCCGAAGTCTATCGACGAAAAAGCCGCCCGGGAACGTCTGGCCGAGGCTCTGGCGGTCATACCGGAAGTGCTGGACGTTGACCCCGAGAATCTGGTTTGCAAACAACGCCAGCGCCAAACCGGCACCAAACAGTATGAGAAACAGGCCGCAACCGGCGAATACTTTAACGTGCAAGAACACGGCTGTACCCTGAAGGTAAACCTGAAAGACTATCTCGACACCGGCCTGTTCCTGGACCATCGCCCGGTGCGCCACTGGATACAGCAGCACGCCCGAGGCAAACGCTTCCTGAACCTGTTCTGCTACACCGGCGCAGCCACGGTACACGCAGCCGTTGGCGGCGCCAGCCGGTCCCTGAGTCTGGATATGTCGAAAACCTACGTGAGCTGGGCCCAGGACAACCTGGCCCTGAACGGCGCAGATCTGAGAAAGCACGTGGTAGAGCAGGCGGATTGTCTGTCCTGGTTGGCGGACCGCAAAACCGCCAACCAGACCTTCGACCTGATCTTCATGGACCCGCCCACGTTCTCCAACTCAGCAAGAATGGCCGGGGTTCTGGATATCCAGCGGGATCACGGCACCATGGTTCGTCAGTGTATGGAACGGTTATCCAGCGACGGCCTGTTGATATTCTCCAACAATTTCCGGAAGTTCAAACTGGACGAAGATCTTGAAGCAGAGTTTGAAGTCAAAGAGGTAACGGCAAGCACTCTGGACAAGGATTTTCAACGCAACCAGAAGATTCACCACTGCTGGCATATCCAGCACAAGCTCACCGATTAA
- the rmf gene encoding ribosome modulation factor: MKRQKRDMYARAFKRGYLAGVSGKSKDSCPLDQAEVRQEWLNGWREGRTDNWEGMTGVSGIHKLANVTAT; this comes from the coding sequence ATGAAAAGACAGAAGAGAGACATGTACGCTCGTGCATTCAAGCGGGGTTATCTCGCTGGCGTGTCCGGCAAATCCAAAGACAGCTGCCCGTTAGACCAAGCAGAGGTGCGCCAGGAATGGCTGAACGGGTGGCGAGAAGGCCGCACAGATAACTGGGAGGGCATGACCGGCGTCTCCGGCATCCACAAACTTGCCAACGTAACCGCAACGTGA
- a CDS encoding quinone-dependent dihydroorotate dehydrogenase, whose product MYSILRNLLFRLPPEQAHNVALSGLDLAYKTGILNVVSKRPEPCPVNVMGLEFPNPVGLAAGLDKNADHLDALGALGFGFIEVGTVTPLAQPGNPKPRMFRLPEHRAIINRMGFNNEGLGHLVSNVEKRRYRGILGINVGKNKDTPNEQSEQDYRKGIAAVYPHADYITVNVSSPNTPGLRDLQFGDSLKQLLHAIKDEQAICEKNIGRYVPVAVKIAPDMDDAGIRFVAGALLEAGLDGVIATNTTISREAVQGHKHEQEAGGLSGAPVREASLRVIQGLYAELGDRIPVIGVGGITDGESAAEKIRAGAKLVQIYTGFIYKGPALINEAVEAIRKEQHK is encoded by the coding sequence ATGTACAGCATTCTACGTAATTTACTTTTCCGGCTGCCCCCGGAACAGGCCCATAATGTCGCCCTCAGTGGCCTGGATCTGGCCTACAAAACCGGTATTCTCAATGTTGTTTCAAAGCGCCCGGAGCCGTGCCCGGTTAATGTCATGGGGCTGGAGTTCCCCAATCCGGTAGGCCTGGCCGCCGGCCTGGACAAAAATGCCGACCACTTGGATGCCCTGGGAGCCCTGGGTTTCGGGTTCATTGAAGTGGGCACCGTCACACCCTTGGCTCAGCCGGGCAACCCCAAGCCGCGGATGTTCCGCCTGCCCGAACACCGGGCCATCATCAACCGCATGGGCTTTAATAATGAAGGCCTTGGTCATCTGGTGAGCAATGTTGAGAAGCGTCGTTATCGCGGTATCCTGGGCATTAACGTGGGCAAGAACAAAGATACCCCGAATGAGCAGTCCGAACAGGACTACCGCAAGGGTATCGCCGCAGTTTACCCCCATGCCGACTACATCACGGTAAACGTGTCCTCGCCGAATACCCCGGGATTGCGTGATCTGCAGTTTGGCGACTCGCTGAAGCAGCTACTGCACGCGATCAAAGACGAACAGGCGATCTGCGAAAAAAATATTGGTCGCTATGTACCGGTTGCCGTGAAGATTGCCCCGGATATGGATGATGCAGGCATTCGCTTTGTTGCCGGGGCATTACTCGAGGCGGGCCTGGATGGTGTGATTGCCACAAACACCACCATCAGCCGGGAAGCGGTGCAAGGACACAAGCACGAGCAGGAAGCTGGCGGTTTGAGCGGAGCACCGGTGCGCGAGGCGTCTTTACGGGTTATTCAGGGGTTGTACGCCGAGTTGGGGGACAGAATCCCGGTTATTGGCGTTGGCGGTATCACTGATGGCGAGAGTGCGGCCGAGAAAATCCGGGCTGGGGCGAAACTGGTGCAAATCTACACCGGCTTTATTTACAAAGGCCCAGCTTTGATTAACGAAGCAGTAGAAGCGATCAGGAAAGAACAGCATAAGTAG
- a CDS encoding cation diffusion facilitator family transporter produces the protein MDQPPKAHLRTDKHLQQEKHAASRVTIIGMLLDAILGVMKIIGGTLFHSHALVVDGIHSFTDVVSDWVVLAVMRLSRKGPDDDHPYGHQRIETLGTLLLGSILIAVGAALAWENILRLVSGEDLAVPGWPVLVAAGISVASKEWIYRYTRHVGMKIRSDLLIANAWHSRTDAFSSVVVLVSTVGAMVGYVWLDTLAAVVISGIIIHIGWKFTWDSVKELVDTGLSAEDTRVLRAIAMDTDGVRNVHELRSRRMGHDILLDVHLVVRPEISVSEGHQIGMKVVSGMRDAIDNIRDINFHIDAENDEHTPHQTDPHLPSREDIRHLLSQQLGELPPHSRLRLHYLKNRVHIEVFLDEQHPAPALTTESIREVLSPYPWFGSVRVWVSAS, from the coding sequence ATGGATCAGCCCCCAAAGGCCCATTTACGGACTGACAAGCACTTGCAACAGGAAAAACACGCCGCCTCCCGGGTCACCATCATTGGCATGCTCCTGGATGCAATCCTTGGTGTGATGAAAATTATTGGCGGCACTCTTTTTCATTCCCACGCTCTGGTGGTGGATGGCATCCACTCGTTTACCGACGTTGTTTCAGACTGGGTTGTGCTTGCAGTGATGCGGCTGTCACGTAAAGGCCCGGATGATGACCACCCCTACGGACATCAGCGCATTGAGACGCTCGGCACACTTTTGCTGGGGAGCATACTGATTGCCGTGGGCGCTGCCCTTGCCTGGGAAAATATTCTGCGCCTGGTCTCCGGAGAGGATCTCGCGGTACCGGGCTGGCCGGTTCTGGTTGCTGCGGGAATATCGGTCGCCTCGAAGGAATGGATCTACCGTTATACCCGCCATGTGGGTATGAAAATTCGATCCGACCTGCTGATCGCCAACGCCTGGCACAGCCGGACAGACGCGTTTTCATCGGTCGTTGTTCTGGTTTCCACTGTCGGTGCCATGGTCGGATATGTTTGGCTGGATACCCTTGCCGCTGTGGTTATCTCCGGCATCATTATTCATATTGGCTGGAAATTCACCTGGGACAGCGTTAAGGAACTCGTCGATACCGGACTGTCTGCGGAGGATACCCGGGTGTTGCGTGCCATTGCCATGGACACAGACGGCGTGCGCAATGTTCACGAGCTACGCAGCCGGCGTATGGGTCACGACATACTGCTGGATGTCCATCTGGTTGTTCGGCCTGAGATAAGCGTTTCTGAGGGACACCAGATCGGCATGAAGGTGGTTTCCGGCATGAGGGATGCCATCGATAATATCCGGGACATCAACTTTCATATCGATGCCGAGAACGACGAACACACACCGCATCAGACCGACCCGCATTTACCCAGCCGCGAGGATATCCGCCACTTGCTGTCGCAGCAGCTCGGTGAGCTGCCGCCGCACAGCCGGCTGAGACTGCATTACCTCAAAAACCGGGTTCATATCGAAGTCTTCCTGGACGAACAGCATCCGGCACCCGCGTTGACCACCGAAAGCATTCGGGAGGTACTTTCCCCCTATCCCTGGTTTGGTTCAGTCCGGGTTTGGGTGTCCGCAAGCTGA
- a CDS encoding RimK family protein, protein MSRLLIVVDRAKDWSPYYPSEDVLTFDQYLNFSAPANSRVRVINLCQSAKYLSRGYYCSLLAEARGHHVVPSVMTLNDLSRKGLFSLELEELDHSVIQWLEQEAREIDPATDERDATHEVRIRTYFGQAEHADLKPVARALFERFPCPILEVVFRHRKQWQIESMKPAAPADLDEREQDVFAAALDRFSSMIWRKPRTRRRYRFDLAMLVNPEEEMPPSDEAALKRFERAGRKLGINVERITRRDYMRLPEYDGLFIRETTAIDHHTYRFARKAEAEGMVVIDDPVSILRCTNKVFLADLLKNNKVPTPKTLILSKDQKDAVDQVVSELGFPVVIKIPDGAFSRGVAKAKDEKELRAGLKELFKQSALVLAQEYFYTEYDWRIGVLGGRAIYACKYMMVKGHWQIYQHGGAAVESGGFETMPTYEVPRNVIQAALNSTRLIGNGLYGVDIKQAGNRVAVIEVNDNPSIDSGVEDKFLGGELYTLVMQEFLSRMEENRRR, encoded by the coding sequence ATGTCCCGTTTGTTAATCGTTGTGGACCGTGCCAAAGACTGGTCACCCTATTACCCCAGCGAGGATGTACTGACCTTTGATCAGTATCTGAATTTTTCCGCCCCCGCCAATAGCCGGGTGCGCGTGATCAACCTTTGCCAGAGCGCGAAATACCTGAGCCGGGGTTATTACTGCTCCTTGTTGGCAGAGGCCCGGGGCCACCATGTGGTGCCCTCGGTGATGACCTTGAACGATTTGAGTCGCAAGGGCTTGTTTTCGCTGGAACTGGAGGAGCTGGATCACAGCGTCATTCAGTGGCTGGAGCAGGAAGCCAGGGAAATCGACCCGGCCACTGATGAGCGGGACGCCACCCACGAAGTGCGCATTCGCACCTATTTTGGCCAGGCGGAGCATGCGGATCTCAAGCCGGTAGCCCGGGCCTTGTTTGAGCGCTTTCCCTGCCCAATCCTGGAAGTGGTGTTCCGCCACCGCAAGCAATGGCAGATTGAATCCATGAAACCGGCCGCCCCGGCCGATCTGGATGAGCGCGAACAGGACGTGTTTGCGGCAGCGCTGGATCGTTTCAGCAGCATGATCTGGCGTAAGCCGAGAACGCGTCGGCGCTATCGTTTTGATCTGGCCATGCTGGTGAACCCGGAAGAGGAAATGCCCCCGAGTGATGAGGCTGCCCTAAAAAGATTCGAGCGGGCAGGGCGAAAGCTGGGCATCAATGTAGAGAGAATTACCCGTCGGGACTACATGCGGTTGCCGGAATACGATGGCCTGTTCATTCGGGAAACCACCGCGATTGATCACCACACCTACCGGTTTGCCCGCAAGGCAGAGGCGGAGGGCATGGTGGTTATTGATGACCCGGTCTCGATACTGCGTTGCACCAACAAAGTGTTCCTGGCGGACCTGCTCAAGAACAACAAGGTGCCAACCCCAAAAACACTGATCCTGTCCAAAGATCAGAAAGATGCGGTTGATCAAGTGGTCAGTGAGCTGGGTTTCCCGGTGGTCATCAAGATTCCGGACGGCGCCTTCTCAAGGGGCGTGGCCAAAGCCAAGGATGAGAAAGAGCTGCGGGCCGGCCTTAAAGAGTTGTTCAAGCAATCAGCACTGGTGTTGGCCCAGGAGTATTTCTACACCGAGTACGACTGGCGCATTGGTGTATTGGGCGGCCGCGCCATCTATGCCTGCAAATACATGATGGTGAAGGGGCACTGGCAGATCTACCAACACGGTGGCGCGGCGGTGGAAAGTGGCGGGTTTGAAACCATGCCCACCTATGAGGTGCCCCGGAATGTTATTCAGGCGGCGCTGAACTCCACCCGACTGATCGGTAATGGATTGTATGGGGTGGACATCAAACAGGCCGGTAACCGGGTGGCCGTCATTGAAGTTAACGACAACCCCAGCATCGATTCCGGTGTGGAAGACAAATTCCTGGGTGGCGAGCTTTATACCCTGGTCATGCAGGAGTTCCTGTCCCGTATGGAAGAAAACCGGCGCCGGTAA
- the rimI gene encoding ribosomal protein S18-alanine N-acetyltransferase, which yields MHDVLLRQAVADDLTALVQLENRCFTEDRISRRSFRRFLEMPRDRLIVAEQGSELVGYCLVLMNAATRLARIYSIAVSPTVRGRGVGEQLVREAEKEAVEADRIIMRLEVREDNAGAINLYKRLGYRQFGTYRDYYEDHGDALRFERRILYYEPSREYLPVPYYPQTTEFTCGPSALIMAMAALDEDQQLNTLEELKIWREATTIFMLAGHGGCGPHGLALSAWHRGFEASAWISQEGALFKDTVRNDDKKRVLELVHEGFLHDIGQTGIQLHHDPLTLEAMEAALHEGRIPVILISTWQLNRSRVPHWVTVCAMDEDFVYLHDPEIDTDVGETVADKQYLPVDKRVFGKMSSYGRNQPLQAAVIVGPKRP from the coding sequence ATGCATGATGTTTTGCTTCGACAAGCAGTCGCCGACGATCTGACTGCCCTGGTGCAGCTGGAAAATCGGTGTTTTACCGAGGACCGTATTTCCCGACGCAGTTTCCGACGGTTTCTGGAAATGCCAAGGGACCGCCTGATAGTGGCGGAGCAAGGCTCCGAGCTGGTGGGCTATTGCCTGGTATTGATGAATGCCGCCACCCGTTTGGCGCGGATTTATTCAATCGCTGTATCGCCAACCGTTCGTGGCAGAGGCGTGGGCGAGCAATTGGTGCGGGAAGCGGAGAAGGAAGCCGTAGAGGCAGACCGCATCATCATGCGCCTGGAGGTTCGGGAAGATAACGCCGGTGCCATCAATCTATACAAGCGATTGGGCTATCGCCAATTCGGTACCTACCGGGACTATTACGAAGATCATGGCGATGCCCTGCGCTTCGAACGGCGTATTCTTTACTACGAACCTTCCCGGGAGTATCTCCCGGTACCCTATTACCCCCAAACCACCGAGTTTACCTGCGGCCCCTCTGCCCTGATCATGGCCATGGCTGCCCTGGACGAAGATCAGCAGCTGAACACCCTGGAAGAATTGAAGATATGGCGGGAGGCCACTACCATTTTCATGCTCGCCGGTCACGGTGGCTGCGGGCCCCATGGCCTGGCCTTGTCAGCCTGGCACCGAGGCTTTGAGGCCAGCGCCTGGATCAGTCAGGAAGGCGCCCTGTTTAAGGATACCGTGCGCAACGACGATAAAAAGCGGGTATTGGAACTGGTGCATGAAGGCTTCCTGCACGATATTGGTCAGACCGGCATCCAGCTGCACCACGACCCACTGACCCTGGAAGCCATGGAAGCCGCACTGCACGAGGGCCGCATCCCGGTCATCCTGATCAGTACCTGGCAGCTCAACCGCAGTCGTGTACCCCACTGGGTGACCGTATGCGCCATGGATGAAGACTTTGTGTACCTGCACGACCCGGAAATCGACACTGATGTGGGCGAGACCGTCGCCGACAAACAATATTTGCCTGTCGACAAACGGGTATTTGGCAAGATGTCCAGCTACGGCCGCAACCAACCCTTGCAGGCGGCCGTGATCGTCGGGCCGAAACGGCCCTGA
- the uvrB gene encoding excinuclease ABC subunit UvrB → MASKASSASREGVFRVDSPYQPAGDQPKAIAGLVDGIHSGLAHQTLLGVTGSGKTFTIANVIQDVQRPTIIMAHNKTLAAQLYGEFKEFFPDNAVEYFVSYYDYYQPEAYVPSSDTFIEKDASINEHIEQMRLSATKALLERPDAIIVATVSSIYGLGDPESYLKMMLHLDRGDQIDQRSILRRLAELQYTRNDIEFHRANYRVRGDVIDVFPAESEREAIRIELFDDEVENLSYFDPLTGEVLRRVPRVTIYPKSHYVTPRQKVLDAVENIRAELDVRLQQLRDNHRLVEAQRLEERTRYDMEMMMELGYCNGIENYSRYLSGRAPGEPPPTLFDYLPPNALLVVDESHVTIPQIGAMYKGDRSRKETLVEYGFRLPSALDNRPMRFEEWERIAPQMIFVSATPGNYEAEHAGQVVEQVVRPTGLLDPVIEVRPASTQVDDLLSEIHARVAVEERVLVTTLTKRMAEDLTDFLMEHDIRVRYLHSDIDTVERVEIIRDLRRGEFDVLVGINLLREGLDMPEVSLVAILDADKEGFLRSERSLIQTIGRAARNLNGKAILYGDRITGSMQRAIDETERRRAKQTAHNEEHGITPKGLNKKIADVMEGATGGGRGRRKAERPGQKAAEEAEGYMVKAGKRSPEELLKEVTRLEDDMYKAAADLDFETAARLRDQISELKEAAIRTG, encoded by the coding sequence ATGGCCAGTAAAGCATCCAGCGCTTCCCGTGAAGGTGTGTTCCGAGTTGATTCCCCATATCAGCCGGCCGGTGACCAGCCCAAGGCCATCGCCGGCCTGGTGGATGGCATTCATTCCGGGCTGGCGCACCAGACGTTGCTGGGGGTGACTGGCTCAGGCAAGACGTTCACCATCGCCAATGTGATCCAGGACGTGCAGCGGCCCACCATCATCATGGCCCATAACAAGACCCTGGCGGCGCAGTTATACGGCGAGTTCAAGGAGTTCTTTCCGGATAACGCGGTGGAGTATTTCGTGTCTTACTACGATTACTACCAGCCGGAAGCCTATGTGCCGTCGTCTGACACCTTCATCGAGAAAGATGCCTCCATCAACGAACACATTGAACAAATGCGCCTGTCTGCTACCAAGGCTCTGTTGGAGCGGCCGGATGCCATTATCGTTGCCACGGTATCTTCCATTTACGGTTTGGGTGATCCGGAATCCTACCTGAAGATGATGCTGCACCTGGACCGGGGTGATCAGATAGATCAGCGCTCGATTCTGCGCCGGCTGGCAGAGCTGCAGTACACCCGTAATGATATCGAGTTCCACCGCGCCAACTACCGGGTTCGGGGCGATGTGATTGATGTGTTCCCGGCGGAATCGGAGCGGGAGGCCATTCGCATCGAGTTGTTTGACGATGAAGTGGAAAACCTCAGCTACTTCGATCCGCTGACCGGTGAGGTACTGCGCCGTGTGCCACGGGTCACCATCTATCCGAAGTCTCACTATGTGACGCCCCGGCAGAAGGTGCTGGATGCGGTCGAGAATATCCGTGCTGAGCTAGACGTGCGTTTGCAGCAGTTGCGGGATAACCACCGGCTGGTGGAGGCCCAGCGCCTTGAGGAACGCACCCGCTACGACATGGAAATGATGATGGAGCTGGGTTACTGCAACGGCATCGAGAACTACTCCCGCTACCTGTCTGGCCGCGCGCCTGGCGAGCCGCCACCCACCCTGTTTGATTACCTGCCGCCCAACGCATTGCTGGTGGTGGACGAGTCCCACGTGACCATTCCGCAGATTGGTGCCATGTATAAAGGTGACCGGTCCCGGAAGGAAACGCTGGTGGAGTATGGTTTTCGCCTGCCGTCGGCACTGGATAACCGGCCCATGCGGTTTGAGGAGTGGGAGCGGATTGCCCCCCAGATGATCTTCGTGTCGGCCACGCCGGGTAACTATGAGGCGGAGCACGCCGGCCAGGTGGTGGAGCAGGTGGTTCGGCCGACCGGCCTGCTGGACCCGGTGATCGAGGTGCGGCCAGCGTCTACCCAGGTGGATGACCTGCTCTCGGAAATCCACGCACGGGTGGCGGTGGAGGAGCGGGTGCTGGTCACTACCCTGACCAAGCGCATGGCCGAAGACCTTACCGATTTCCTTATGGAACACGACATTCGCGTTCGGTATCTGCACTCAGACATCGACACCGTGGAGCGCGTCGAGATTATCCGGGATTTACGCCGGGGCGAGTTTGATGTGCTGGTAGGCATCAACCTGTTGCGGGAAGGCCTGGATATGCCGGAAGTGTCTCTGGTGGCGATTCTGGACGCAGACAAGGAAGGCTTCCTGCGCAGCGAACGCTCGTTGATCCAGACCATCGGCCGTGCCGCCCGTAACCTCAATGGTAAAGCCATTCTGTACGGGGACCGCATCACCGGCTCCATGCAGCGGGCCATTGACGAAACCGAACGCCGGCGAGCGAAGCAGACGGCCCATAACGAAGAGCACGGTATTACCCCGAAAGGCCTGAACAAGAAGATCGCCGATGTCATGGAGGGAGCCACCGGCGGTGGACGCGGTCGCCGTAAGGCGGAACGCCCGGGCCAGAAGGCCGCGGAAGAGGCGGAAGGTTATATGGTCAAGGCAGGCAAGCGCTCTCCGGAAGAGTTGCTCAAGGAAGTGACGCGCCTGGAGGACGACATGTACAAGGCCGCCGCAGACCTGGATTTCGAAACCGCAGCGCGATTGCGGGACCAGATTTCCGAACTCAAGGAAGCGGCGATTCGTACCGGCTGA
- a CDS encoding pyridoxal phosphate-dependent aminotransferase: protein MDLQLSSRVQAIKPSPTLAVTNKAAELRAAGQDIIGLGAGEPDFDTPEHIKQAAIEAINNGQTKYTAVDGTPALKKAIIAKFKRDNGLDYEANQILVSSGGKQSFFNLALATLNAGDEAIIPAPYWVSYPDMVLVAEGKPVIIETSAETRFKITPEQLENAITERTRLFVINSPSNPSGMAYTLEELQAIGEVLKKHPNIMIATDDMYEPILWTGKPFCNILNACPELYDRTFVLNGVSKAYSMTGWRIGYAAGPAKIIGAMKKIQSQSTSNPASISQAAAQAALDGPQECVGEMVKAFKERHDWLVAALNKLPGVECLNGDGTFYVFPSFQGAIDATDGVSTDVEFAEKLLTEAGVALVPGSAFGTPGHMRLSFATSMDNLQKAVERLQKALG, encoded by the coding sequence TTGGACCTTCAACTTTCCAGCCGAGTACAGGCGATCAAGCCTTCCCCCACCCTCGCAGTCACCAACAAAGCCGCAGAACTCCGCGCGGCCGGCCAGGATATTATCGGCCTGGGTGCTGGCGAGCCGGACTTCGACACCCCCGAGCACATCAAACAGGCAGCCATTGAAGCCATTAACAACGGCCAGACCAAGTACACCGCCGTTGATGGTACGCCGGCCCTGAAGAAAGCGATTATTGCGAAGTTCAAACGGGACAACGGTCTGGATTATGAAGCCAATCAGATCCTGGTAAGCAGTGGTGGCAAACAGAGCTTTTTCAACCTAGCCCTGGCCACATTGAACGCGGGCGACGAAGCCATCATCCCCGCGCCTTACTGGGTTTCCTACCCGGACATGGTGCTGGTGGCTGAAGGCAAGCCGGTGATTATCGAAACCTCTGCTGAGACCCGCTTCAAGATCACCCCCGAGCAGCTGGAAAACGCCATTACCGAGCGCACCCGCCTGTTTGTGATCAACAGCCCGTCCAACCCCAGTGGCATGGCTTACACCCTGGAAGAGCTGCAGGCGATTGGCGAGGTGCTGAAAAAGCACCCGAACATCATGATTGCCACCGACGACATGTACGAGCCGATTCTGTGGACTGGCAAGCCGTTCTGCAACATCCTGAACGCCTGCCCGGAACTGTACGACCGTACCTTTGTGCTGAACGGTGTGTCCAAGGCCTACTCCATGACTGGCTGGCGTATCGGCTACGCCGCTGGCCCGGCGAAGATCATCGGTGCCATGAAGAAAATCCAGTCCCAGAGCACCTCTAACCCGGCGTCGATCTCCCAGGCCGCCGCCCAGGCAGCCCTGGACGGCCCGCAGGAGTGCGTTGGCGAAATGGTCAAGGCGTTCAAAGAACGCCACGACTGGCTGGTAGCCGCCCTGAACAAGTTGCCCGGCGTTGAGTGCCTGAACGGCGACGGTACTTTCTATGTGTTTCCGAGCTTCCAGGGCGCAATCGATGCCACTGACGGCGTGAGCACAGACGTAGAGTTTGCCGAGAAGCTGCTGACCGAAGCGGGCGTTGCCCTGGTGCCGGGATCTGCTTTCGGCACGCCTGGCCACATGCGCCTGAGCTTTGCGACCAGCATGGATAACCTGCAGAAGGCAGTTGAGCGTTTGCAGAAGGCGCTTGGCTAA